One stretch of Mobula birostris isolate sMobBir1 chromosome 5, sMobBir1.hap1, whole genome shotgun sequence DNA includes these proteins:
- the LOC140198191 gene encoding TNF receptor-associated factor 2-like translates to MVALVSGISPVDPIASSCLLCSACRFLLIKPKQTECGHRYCTACLENLFRTGNEADCYICQKKVLRSKVYLDRAAENDAYVTKIHCTAHLEGCDWVGSLRNYLRTHRAQCGFQVLPCANVAFGCEAVGPRKDMLVHETQQCEWRMERCPRCETFCIHKLLEDHMATCGKQESCPLCGQADLTKTELEQHCDPLHGNCPKVKVACPFKDVGCLEQFHREDLNEHLRVAQQTHLLQVLSLATSLRSGRTCGGDAPREPTEKAGRMLTAEPSRVLDGNTESELGVAADRGLQALEGRADGLERSVRSLNGELDRYAQVIEALQQKCLHLEQTIHALQKKPGLRSAELSAQAGLASPTPPLSTNGVLVWKIKDFSAKMAAAKAGQRPSFYSPHFTTHPFGYRLCCRVYPNGDGAGKGSHLSLFLALVRGDYDEVLPWPFRQKVTFLLLDQAGQRHLRESFSPDPLSSSFQKPRSHMNVASGCPTFARHELFQKGPSQYLRNDTIYIKVMVDPMGLQL, encoded by the exons ATGGTAGCCTTGGTGTCAGGCATCAGCCCAGTGGATCCGATCGCCAGCTCCTGCCTGCTGTGCTCCGCCTGCCGCTTCTTGCTGATCAAACCGAAGCAGACGGAATGTGGCCACCGCTACTGTACCGCCTGCCTGGAGAATCTGTTCAG GACAGGAAATGAAGCGGATTGCTACATTTGCCAAAAGAAGGTTCTTCGTTCCAAG GTTTACCTGGACAGGGCAGCGGAGAATGACGCCTACGTCACAAAGATTCACTGCACGGCTCACTTGGAGGGCTGTGACTGGGTCGGTTCGCTGCGGAACTACCTG CGTACACACCGGGCACAGTGTGGTTTCCAGGTCCTGCCCTGTGCCAATGTGGCATTTGGCTGCGAGGCTGTCGGTCCCAGGAAGGACATGTTGGTTCACGAGACCCAGCAGTGCGAGTGGCGGATGGAGCGTTGCCCCCGTTGTGAGACGTTCTGCATCCACAAGCTTCTGGAG GACCACATGGCAACGTGTGGAAAACAGGAGAGCTGCCCTCTCTGTGGCCAGGCCGACTTGACAAAGACGGAG TTGGAACAACACTGTGACCCCCTCCATGGCAACTGTCCCAAGGTGAAGGTGGCCTGTCCCTTTAAGGATGTCGGCTGTCTGGAACAG TTTCACCGGGAGGATCTGAACGAGCACCTCCGAGTTGCCCAGCAGACTCACCTCCTGCAGGTCCTGTCCCTCGCCACCAGCCTGAGATCCGGGAGAACCTGCGGCGGGGACGCGCCCCGGGAGCCCACTGAGAAGGCCGGGAGGATGCTGACGGCCGAGCCCTCCAGGGTGTTGGACGGCAACACCGAGTCAGAGCTGGGAGTTGCTGCGGACCGGGGCCTGCAGGCCCTGGAGGGCCGGGCCGACGGCCTGGAGAGGTCAGTGCGCAGCCTGAATGGGGAGCTGGACCGCTACGCCCAGGTGATCGAGGCGCTGCAGCAGAAGTGCCTCCACCTCGAGCAGACCATTCACGCCCTGCAGAAGAAGCCAGGGCTGCGCTCAGCAGAGCTGTCAGCGCAGGCAGGCCTGGCTTCCCCCACCCCGCCCCTCAGCACCAACGGCGTCCTGGTCTGGAAGATCAAAGACTTCTCCGCGAAGATGGCGGCGGCCAAGGCAGGACAGCGGCCGTCCTTCTACTCACCGCACTTCACCACCCACCCTTTCGGCTACCGCCTCTGCTGCCGGGTCTACCCCAACGGCGACGGCGCTGGCAAGGGCAGCCACCTCTCCCTTTTCCTGGCGCTGGTGCGGGGCGACTATGACGAGGTTCTGCCCTGGCCCTTCCGGCAGAAGGTCACCTTCCTGCTGCTGGACCAGGCCGGCCAGCGGCACCTGCGAGAGTCCTTCTCGCCCGACCCGCTGAGCAGCTCCTTCCAGAAGCCGCGGAGCCACATGAACGTGGCCAGCGGCTGCCCCACCTTCGCCCGGCACGAGCTCTTCCAGAAGGGGCCCAGCCAGTACCTCAGGAACGACACCATCTACATCAAGGTGATGGTGGATCCCATGGGACTGCAGCTGTGA